TAACCATtgctaaggagatttgggatgctGTGAAGCTCATATACTCTAAAGTCCATGATGCTAGTCAGATTTATGAGATCAGGACAAAGGTGGTAGCCACCAAGTAAGGATCTCAATCAATCATCGAGTATGCGTTGCAAACTTTGTGGTAAGAGTTGAATCATTATCAATGCATTTAGATGAAGTGAAATGATGATGCAGCTTTACAAAAAcgatttgttgaaaaagagaGAATCTATGATTTTCTTGTTGGGCTAAACTTGGAGTTTGATGCAATTAGAATTCAGATCCTTGGAAAGGAGGATCTGCCTTCTCTAAATGAGACAATCTCAATTGTGCGTGTGGAAGAAGGATAGAGAGGAGTGATGCTTGATACTTCTTCTACAGAAAGTTCAACACTTGTAATCGTGGTGGTAGTCGGGGTGGTGGTCGTCCACGGCCCCAATGCTCTTATTGTAATCGCCTTGGTCACACTTAGGGGTGTTCACGGTGCAGTTTGGCCGGTGTGAACCATTTTCAGCAAGCCAAACCGCTAGTGCGATTTTCTGatcaaaccagaccgcggtctggtttgggtgcggccaaaccgcaccgcatttgcggtctggtttggtgcggtttaccgccgtttgaaaataactattaacaatatataatatagtataaaaatattggaaagaatagttatatattattataaactattataatttgttggcaattataatagttatatattattataaacttgttatatattattataaaaatataaggtgatttttataataataagggttgtaGGGGCTGTcggggtgatttttataataatatatttttatatatttttttatattttcttgggcggtttGGTTTTAAACCAAACTGCCAACCATACAAACcgcaaaccgtgcggtttgtaCAACCACCAAACCGTTTTggaccgcaaaaaaaaaaaaaaaaaaccgaccggttcggtttggtttggtttggtttggccgGTTTCCGCGGTGCACaggtttttttgaacacccctagtcACACTAGAGAGACTTGTTATCGCCTACATGGACGTCCACCTTATGCAGCCAGTACTGCTAACATGGTTGTGGGCATTTTAGAGGGTCATGCATCTATCACACCCAGTGATTCCTCACCAGTGACTATCTTCGAGGGGGAGTATGCTCAGTTTCTTTAGTTCCAGGTAGCACAACAGGCTACTTCACCTGTCACATCTTTTGCTGACACTGGTAACCCTACTGCCTGCTTTACTaagtcttcatcttctcttggcCCATGGATCTTCGACTCCGGTGCCACCAATCACATGTCTGGTAATCGTTCTCTCCCATCTCATGTTCAAACTTCGCAGTCTCTACCTCCTGTTACATTGGCTGATGGCTCTCAAGCCTCAGTCACGGGTATTGGTACCGCATTACCTCTTCCTACTTTACCATTATCATCTGTTTTACATTTACCACAATGTACCTTTAATTTGCTCTCTGTCAATCAACTCACTCGTAGTCTTAATTGCTCTATAACTTTCTCGTCTGATTTTGTTCTTGTGCAGGATCGGGGGACTGGGCGGACGATTGGCACGGGGCTTGAGTCTCACGGTCTCTACTATCTGTCTCTCCCTGCTTCTTCAGCGGCGTGCATGATAACATCTTCCCCACTACAAGTCCATTGTCGGTTGGGACAGCCATCTCTTCCCATCTCAAGAAGATGGTTCCCAATCTCTCTAGTATTTCTTCCTTAAGAGTGCAAGTCTTGTCAATTTGGGAAACATGTTCGTAGTTCTTTCCCAAGTAGAGTTACTAAACGTGCTAGTTCTCCTTTTTCAGTAGTCCATTCAGACGTATGGGGTCCTAGTCGTGTCAGTTCACAAGACGGTTTTcgttattttgtaacatttattgatgatttctctcGGATTACAtgattatatttaatgaaaacgcgttcagAGTTATTTTCAGTCTTCACTacattttgtgctgaaattagAACACAGTTTAATTTGCCTATCCGTGTTCTTCGTAGTGATAATGCTCTTGAATATTTGTCTCTCCCATTTAGATCTTATATGGCATCCAATGGGATTCTTCACCAGATTTCGTGTCCTggaaccccacaacaaaatggggtagctaaACGCAAGAATCGTCATTTAATTGAGACAGCCCGCACacttcttcttcatatgcatgttcCTCTTCAATACTGGAGTGATGCTGTCTTAACTACATGTTACTTAATTAACCGCATGCCATCTTCTGTCCTTAATGACCAGATTGCTCATTCTATTCTTTTTCCTCGGGTTGATTTATATTCTCTTCCCCCTAGTATCTTTGGGAGCACGTGCTTTGTTCACCATCTTGTCCCAAGTCGTGATAAGTTATCTGCTCGTtctgtcaaatgtgttttttttggATTATTCTCGCTTTCAAAAGGGGTATCGTTgctactctcctcaattaactcGATATTTTGTTTTAGCGGATGTTACCTTCTTCGAGTCATCTTCTTATTTCCCTTCTTCATCTGCAATCTCCGATTTTGTGTCTGTTGGGTTACCTTTGCTTGTTCCTTCTCTTGACCTCACATCACCTCCATCTCCAACGTTTTCACCATTTCCACCATCCTTTGCTTCTCGCCTTGACCGCTTTGATCTTCAGGTCTATCAACGGCGTCCACATCTCGTGGCCCAACCAGCACCGACTGTTGTCGCTAGTCCGCAGGAGCCGTCTCCTGACTCATCCTCGGTGCCAATTCGTTCTTCCTCCTTTGGTCCGTCGCCTTCGACTTTTGATCTTGACTTGCCTATTGCTCTTCGTAAAGGTACTCGCCATCCTATCTCCCATTTTGTTAGCTATGATTATTTGTCCCCTGGATATTctacttttgtttcttctttatcttttgttttaCCTTCTAAATCTGTTCCCGAAGCTCTTTCCCATCCAGGGTGGCGGGCTGCTATGGTCGAAGAAATGTCTGCTTTACATTCCACTGGGACTTAGTACCTCTTCCCAAGGGTAAGTCTACTCTTGGTTGTCGCTGGGTTTACACTGTTAAAGTTAGCCCTGATGGCCGGATTGATCGTCTTAAGGCTCGCCTTGTTGCTAGAGGATACACTCAGGTTTTTGGTCTTGATTATGGCGATACATTCTCTTGTTGCTAAGATCTCctctgttttccttttcttatccCTTGCTGCTATGTTTCACTAGCCTCTTCATCAATTGGACATAAAAAATGCCTTTCTCCATGGCGATTTACAGGAGgaggtgtatatggagcaacctcctggctttgttgctcagggggagtctggaCTGGTGCATCGCCTTCGaaaatctttatatggtttaaaacagtctcctcgagcttggtttggTCGATTTAGTTCCGCTGTTCTTGAGTTTGGGTTAACTCgaagtgaagctgatcattctgTTTTTCATCGTTCTCAGTGTGGCCGCCACATTCTTCTagtggtgtatgttgatgatatagtacttacaggggatgatgatgttggtatcactgaattgaaggcacatctTCACCAACAGTTTCAGACGAAAGATTTGGATcctttgagatattttttgggtattgaggtaGCTCGGTCAAAGCAAGGTAtctatatttttcaaaggaagTATGCCTTGGATATGCTAGAAGAGACAGGATTGCTTGGATGTAAACCTATAGATACCCCTATGGATCCAAATATCAACCTGTTACCGAGACATGGGGAGCCTCTTTCTGATCATGGGTGCTACCGTCGATTTGTTGGGAAACTTAATTACCTCACAGTCACTCgtcctgatatttcatttgctaTGAGTATGGTAAGTCAGTTCTTGGATTCACCTTGTGATAGTCACTGGGATGTAGTGATCCGTATTCTTCGAAATATTAAGGCTACCCCTGGTCGGGGTatattgtatcaaaatcatgggcacAGTCAGATTGTGGGATATACGGATGCTGATTGGGTAGGATCACCTAGTGACAGGAGATACACATCTGGATACTGTGTTTTTGTGGGTGGAAACctagtctcttggaaaagtaagaagcaaactGTTGTTGCCAGATCCAGTGCAGAGGCTGAATACAGGACAATGGCCGTAACAacatgtgagctagtgtggttgaaacaattaattgaggagttaGGAGTTACGCAGGTTAAGCCTATGCAATTGGTTTGTGACAACTAGGCTGCAATGCATATTATTTCTAACCCtgtgtttcatgagagaaccaaacatattgaaattgattgccattttgttagagaaaatgtgcTCTCTAGGGATGtagttacaacatatgtggGTTCCAATGATCAACTAGctgatttactcaccaagtcgCTTAGAGGGTCTCGtgtgaattatatttgtaccaaGCAAggcatgctcaatatatatgctccagcttgagggggagtgttaattaagataagtatgggggtattagtgtatttatctttaagtaaatgtatgtatatatatgcttatgttGTACTCTTGAGAATAATACAAACTGTTCATTTGTATACATCTAACACTACTCATTGAAGACTTATTAGACGAGCTAAAGAATGCCATCATTTTTTCTAAACTCGACCTCCATTCAGGCTATCACCTGATTAGAATGGCCCCCCAAGACATACCAAAAACTATCTTTCTAACCCATAACTATGAAtttttggtaatgccatttggcctTACCATTGCCCTAGCTACATTTCAATCCCTaatgaaccaaatctttgaGCCCTATCTTAGAAACTTTAtgttggtattctttgatgacatatttGTGTATAGCCAAACCTTTGATCAACACCTACAACACCTAAAGGTTCCCTTTGAGATTCTCAAGGTCAACCAATTGTATATTAAGAAGTTAAAATGTGCTTTTGCCCGAAGGCAGGTGAAGTACCGAGGCTACATCATTTCAGATCAAGGGGTTAGCACAGACCCAAAGAAGGTGGCAACCATGTGGGCATGGCTAAGGCCAACCACCATTAAAGCTTTGAGGGGATTCCTTGGCCTAACAGGGTACTTCAGACAATTTATCAAGAATTATGGGTGATCAATAGGCCATTGACGAAGTTAGTGAGGAAAGAGGATTTCAAATGTGGCCCTGAAGCTGAGGCAGCCTTTGAACAGTTAAAAAGGGCAATGAGTGAGGCCCCAGTGCTAGGATTGCCAGTCTTTAGTAAAACTTTTGTATTGGAGACTAATGCCTGTGGAAAAGTAGTAAGGGTTGTTCTAATACAGGAGGGAGGAGGGAAGAGCTCTGGCATTTATCAGCCAGGCTATAGCCCCGAGACATGAAGGTTTGAGCATTTATGAGGAGGAACTATTGGCGGTGTTGATTGTAGTAGAGAACTGGCGGCATTACCTAAAAGGGACCGCATTTGTGATTAAGATAGACCACAAAAGCCTGAAGTTCCTATTTACAACATAAACTTCACACCTAGTTGCAAAAGAATGGTATGACCAAGTTGATGGGTTTAGACTATGTAATCTAATACaagaaggggaaggaaaatgtAGTTGTTGATGCTCTATCCAGGTG
The Diospyros lotus cultivar Yz01 chromosome 12, ASM1463336v1, whole genome shotgun sequence DNA segment above includes these coding regions:
- the LOC127814021 gene encoding uncharacterized protein LOC127814021; its protein translation is MTRLLILFFFLGLIYILFPLVSLGARALFTILSQVVISYLLVLSNVFFLDYSRFQKGYRCYSPQLTRYFVLADVTFFESSSYFPSSSAISDFVSVGLPLLVPSLDLTSPPSPTFSPFPPSFASRLDRFDLQVYQRRPHLVAQPAPTVVASPQEPSPDSSSVPIRSSSFGPSPSTFDLDLPIALRKGWRAAMVEEMSALHSTGT